From the genome of Danio rerio strain Tuebingen ecotype United States chromosome 2, GRCz12tu, whole genome shotgun sequence, one region includes:
- the LOC141378921 gene encoding G-protein coupled receptor 55-like, whose product MMVDFNCSAVRSQTDAAISLFERVAYPPVFIVGLSFNITALYLFCRIKRWTDTHIYMLNLLVADLLAIVFLPFRILEAFCQIKPTILCTFLLCTQYSNMYCSMFTITAISVHRFISVRFPFLTKSLVSKSKAIAITKCIVIWIIIAVICASNYRDLMPDNLDGCYDLNLTRKLRKTFLLLLEILGYLIPVVIIIFCSTQTVYILIRSLQHVEGRDRAERKKITAIIAANMFTFIVCFTPVHIGLLLQYLSDENGKNFIHVFLDVAEWIATTNCCLDAIGYYFLLKRIHKGENSSN is encoded by the exons ATGATG gttgactttaactgcagtgcAGTGAGGAGTCAGACAGATGCAGCCATTAGCCTGTTTGAGCGTGTGGCCTACCCGCCTGTCTTCATAGTTGGCCTTTCCTTCAACATCACAGCTTTATACCTCTTCTGCCGCATCAAACGATGGACCGACACTCACATCTACATGCTAAATCTATTGGTGGCTGATCTCCTAGCAATCGTTTTCCTGCCCTTCAGGATCCTGGAAGCCTTTTGTCAAATAAAGCCGACCATATTGTGCACGTTCCTGCTGTGCACCCAATACTCCAACATGTACTGCAGTATGTTCACCATCACAGCCATCAGCGTTCACCGATTTATATCCGTCAGGTTTCCATTTCTGACCAAATCGCTGGTGTCTAAAAGTAAAGCGATCGCCATCACAAAGTGCATCGTCATCTGGATCATCATCGCGGTGATCTGCGCTAGCAACTATCGTGATCTTATGCCAGACAATTTAGACGGCTGTTATGATCTAAATCTGACCAGAAAGCTTCGAAAGACGTTTCTCTTGCTTTTGGAGATTTTAGGATATCTCATTCCAGTGGTGATCATCATATTTTGCTCCACACAAACCGTCTACATACTAATCAGATCGCTTCAGCATGTGGAGGGAAGAGATCGAGcggagaggaaaaaaatcactgcTATTATTGCTGCCAACATGTTCACGTTCATAGTCTGCTTCACGCCGGTTCATATCGGACTTTTGCTGCAATATTTATCAGATGAGAATGGCAAAAATTTTATACACGTGTTTCTTGATGTTGCTGAGTGGATCGCCACTACAAACTGCTGTCTGGATGCTATTGGATATTACTTTCTGCTGAAGAGAATTCATAAAGGAGAAAATAGTTCTAACTGA